The nucleotide window TGGATTAAGGACTATATAGACTAGGCAGTTACTAGTCTCAACAGTAAACCTTGGTTAGTCCCAAGCTAACCGGTGGTGCTCGTTAACACGTTTAGGCAGGTGGCCGTTGAAGGGTTGTGAAGAGCATCGTGGTTTAAGGTTTCCCTAGAGATTAGTGGCTAGGCCAGGACTGGTGTCCTTGTAATTCAATTCCTTAGCCCTATTTGGAAGCGATCCGGTTCTccccttggtatcagagccatgttttgtagaaaacctagagTCTAAGTCTAACACTTAATTTCTTAATGAATATCATTAGGAAAAAGAATACTGTTAAAAACAGTAGAAAGGAAGAATATGGGCTTCCCCAACAATTAGACCTACTTAATAAGTGGACTATTCCAATGGTTAAGCCTAAGGTTATATACCAATTAGGTACTTTTGAACGAATAGGTTTAAAACAAGTAGTTAAAACTACTGAAGAAACACTCACGGTAGATAGTGACCATGCTACATTCAGATTATTATCTGAAAATGACCTAGCCCCTTATAGGGATTCACATAGATTTTTGCATATAGGCTTAATACAAGTTGCCTTCAAGCCACTCACTCTAAGAGGCTTACCTGAAAGCTTTATAGCAGCACTCAGAGATGGCAGAAACCAAAACTGGAAAAAGTCTCTTATAGGGACTGTGCAAACCAGTTTGGCC belongs to Nicotiana tabacum cultivar K326 chromosome 6, ASM71507v2, whole genome shotgun sequence and includes:
- the LOC142181956 gene encoding uncharacterized protein LOC142181956 is translated as MNIIRKKNTVKNSRKEEYGLPQQLDLLNKWTIPMVKPKVIYQLGTFERIGLKQVVKTTEETLTVDSDHATFRLLSENDLAPYRDSHRFLHIGLIQVAFKPLTLRGLPESFIAALRDGRNQNWKKSLIGTVQTSLAYGPVYFNAYPNLQISLNDENSLNPLILSIKLHGYDYLPGTEVICICYRIHFKPLYTLNPMCKIMDMKNETILIETYFVKSKVTTRRPIKWDEIDFPKEWVIEEAVAPRNTGNTEITEIEQT